From one Acidimicrobiia bacterium genomic stretch:
- a CDS encoding dihydrofolate reductase family protein — protein sequence MKILTRMCTSLDGHGTTADGLPVQLAFPGWDAGALGFYELQASCDAVLMGRTTFEPALAAPFWPWGDLAVYVLGRRVPDGSPEHVVVDGDPARLLERVRGENRGGDVHLVGGPKTIETYRALGALDELRLMVLPILTGTGRALTPDVRPDVSLTFMEERGWPKGVVELVYRVDADGKRR from the coding sequence ATGAAGATCCTGACTCGCATGTGCACGAGCCTGGACGGTCACGGCACGACCGCGGATGGTTTGCCGGTGCAGCTCGCGTTCCCCGGTTGGGATGCCGGCGCCCTCGGGTTCTACGAACTCCAGGCTTCTTGTGACGCGGTGCTCATGGGCCGGACGACGTTCGAGCCCGCGCTCGCGGCACCGTTCTGGCCGTGGGGAGACCTTGCGGTGTACGTGCTGGGGCGCCGCGTCCCGGATGGGAGCCCGGAGCACGTCGTCGTCGACGGCGATCCGGCGCGCCTCCTGGAGCGCGTACGCGGGGAGAACCGCGGCGGCGACGTCCACCTGGTCGGCGGCCCGAAGACGATCGAGACGTATCGCGCGCTCGGAGCGCTGGACGAGCTCCGGCTCATGGTCCTGCCCATCCTGACGGGGACGGGTCGCGCGCTGACGCCCGATGTCCGCCCGGACGTGTCGCTCACGTTCATGGAGGAGCGCGGTTGGCCGAAGGGCGTCGTCGAGCTCGTGTACCGCGTCGACGCGGACGGGAAGCGCCGCTGA